The Cytobacillus sp. NJ13 sequence AAAAAAAGATGTACTCAGGATTCTTAAGCTTTTTAAAAATGGCGTTAATAGTGCAGGTGATAGAATTGTCCATTAAAAACAAGCTGAACAGGCTAAAGGGCCATCTTGGTACAGATAGTAATAAACAGCCCTCATTATTCGTCCGGAACCCTGAGAATAAGATCGAGGTCCCATATAAAGAAGTTTGGGCTAATGAAGGTGTTTATCCGTATTATTTTGAAGACTCCTACTGCCTTGTAAGGGAAAAAGAATACAGTCTTGATCAGATGCATGGAATCTATCCTTTCAGGCACTTTACAGCAGCAGTGGAGGCATGGAATTCTACAAGCATCAGTCATCCCTTGTCTGCTTCCGGTCACGGGCCGGAAAATCTTTTCTTTTTTGATACAGAGACAACAGGATTGGGCGGAGGGACTGGCAATACTATCTTCCTGCTTGGCCAAGCCAGTCTGCAGGGAAACAAAATAAAGCTGAAACAGCATATCCTTCCTCACCCAGGCGCTGAGATACCTTTGTATAAAAGCTTTCTGGAAAGCATTGATTATTCAACAATGGTGACATACAACGGGAAAGCTTTCGACTGGCCGCAGGTAAAAACGAGACATACCCTCCTAAGGGAGCATGTCCCAAAGCTGCCTCCATTTGGCCATTTCGACTTATATCATGCTGCAAGGAGAATGTGGAAGCACAAACTCGAGAGAATAAAACTTGCTGCAGTAGAAAAAGATGTTCTGGGGATTGAGAGAAAAGACGATATTCCCGGTTTTCTCGCACCGATGATTTACTTTGATTTTATTGAAAGAAAAGATCCTGAAGGCATGCTGGGAATCATAAAACATAATGAAATTGATATTTTATCCCTGATCAGCCTGTATACACATCTTTCTTTCCAAATACTGCAGCTCGATGAAAAACAGACCTCCCGAGAGCTTTATGAAGTAGGAAGGTGGCTTTCAGCACTGGGAGAATCTTCACAGGCGAAGACAGTCTTTAATAAAATATCTGAAGGAGAGTCTTCTGAAGCTTTGGATGCCAGGTTTGCACTGGCTTTTGAGCATAAGAAACATAAAAACTGGGATGAGGCGGCAAAATTATGGAAGGATATTGCTGAAAAAGGCTTGATGAATATGAAGGTAATATCCTGCATTGAACTGGCCAAGATCTATGAGCATCGATTTAAGGATATAGGCCAGGCTATTATGTATGCGAAAAAAGCTTTTAACATGATGAAAGAAATCTCAGGTGGCGAAACAGAAAAGCTAAAAATAAAACAGGAAGAAATACATCGGCGGATTGTACGGCTTGAACGAAAGTTTAATCGAATTTAAATTCCCCTGTAACATAATTTTAATATACCAGACAAAAAAATCCACTATTTCCTAGTTGTATGTACTTCTCCTAACAGTTAAAATTATAACTTGTGTGGTACTTTTTTAGGAATTTTATATAGTGGGGCTGGTAAAAAATGTATAAAACAATCTTATTTT is a genomic window containing:
- a CDS encoding ribonuclease H-like domain-containing protein, producing the protein MSIKNKLNRLKGHLGTDSNKQPSLFVRNPENKIEVPYKEVWANEGVYPYYFEDSYCLVREKEYSLDQMHGIYPFRHFTAAVEAWNSTSISHPLSASGHGPENLFFFDTETTGLGGGTGNTIFLLGQASLQGNKIKLKQHILPHPGAEIPLYKSFLESIDYSTMVTYNGKAFDWPQVKTRHTLLREHVPKLPPFGHFDLYHAARRMWKHKLERIKLAAVEKDVLGIERKDDIPGFLAPMIYFDFIERKDPEGMLGIIKHNEIDILSLISLYTHLSFQILQLDEKQTSRELYEVGRWLSALGESSQAKTVFNKISEGESSEALDARFALAFEHKKHKNWDEAAKLWKDIAEKGLMNMKVISCIELAKIYEHRFKDIGQAIMYAKKAFNMMKEISGGETEKLKIKQEEIHRRIVRLERKFNRI